The nucleotide window TAAAGAAGTCGAGGAGTTCCTGCGATTCGGAATCGAGCGTCTGGCGGTCGAGGATCTTCAGCACCTTGTGGGCCTGTCGTACGTATTGCTGGCCAAGTTGTCGCGACTCCATCCAGCACATGGACGAGCTCATACAGAACAAGGATAACAGGAGCTCAACCGGGAAACGCGGACGATAGCTTGTTGAGAAGGCGACGAGCTCTTGGTGGATGGCCTCGGCAGCCTTTCGCGGGGCGGCACGGGCCGTGTCTTTGATGACATGAGGAAGGCGCTCGACAAGCGAGGCTGCCGATATGGCTTGGAGGGCATAGAACACGGGTGTCGATGTGTTCCACAGTGTCGAGGTTAGTCGGCGGTAGGGGTTTGTCTGAGAGTCAAAAGCCGACCAGGAACAACAGACAGACTTGAACCAGTGTTCTATTAGGAACGTAGGAATATCCACCACTTGCTGAAACATCATGGGTTCCTGTTGCCGATTCGTCGGAGTCAAGCCGCCACTCTTCCGGGCCACGGGAACAAGAgtgccgccatcaccgccagtACCATCCTCGACGGGAGCCTCTGActggggtggtggcgagAGGGTAAATGAAgacggtggcggcgaggcgGATAGTGTAGCCGACCGCGGTGCCGAGGAAGATTCCCGGCTTACAGCCGCAGCCGGGCTGGGAGTCGTCGAGGTTGCGGCCGGGACGTTGGCGTCAGACCCAGATGGGTTGCCGGCAGGGGAGGTGGTCTTGACGATAGAGGCCGAAGCAGCGGTGACGAGCTGGGCAAAGTTGTCAGGCCCTGTCGTGTTAACCACCGTCGGCCTTTCATGCTTGGTCGACCATTGGAGACGCTGCTGATAACCGGGGCACTGGAAGCCCTTCTTGAGACAGTTCTCACAGGCGGGTTTGGCTTCATCACATCGCAGCTACAAAGATAGGTTAGTCTGGACAAGGGGACAGAAAAGTTAAACTCAGAATCATCCTGGGCCGCGTACCCGCCTGACTTTACAAGTTCGACAACCTATCGGTCAAAGTTAGCAACAGCGCGCGTCAGAtaaggcggaggagggtcatcatcatcaacaacaacaacaacaacaacaacaacaacaaggctgatgatgagggggacgAGAAGCTCTCGCGTACCAGTTCTCGACTTCTGTCTGTTCTTCATGGTGTGCTCTTCCTCATGATTCAATCCGGATCAAacacaaaaaacaaaaaacactAGACAAGAGTGGAAagcaaggagaagaagaaagagacTGGCTCGGGGATAGTATGTCGGGATCATGCAGTCGACCAGCAGTAGTGCTTTCTTCCAGCCCGGGGGCACAGCCCAGTTAGCCATGGGCGGCCAGCATCGAGCTGCCTACCattcaccccccctcccctcccccccaagtCTCGTTGATAGGTGCATGGGCGACGGACCAATGATGGCGATCCCGACAATCAGAAGGTTGGTGACCCAGGCGGGAGCAGCCCCACTTCGGCTTCCTTGGAATCAGTGAGATCCAACCAATTAAGCCCGATGTCGAgcgccaccaacaacctcgatACCTTTTCTCGTGTTGATATGAGTTGAGGGAAGtgagggggggatgaggcgGGAATATCATGACCCCCACCTTCTCTCTCCAAAAGAGAAGCTGAAGTGAACATTCCAATGTTCCACGAGCCAATTTTCTTCTGCGGTTCAACGGCGCAGCTCGTGTGTCATGAAGCTCTTATCGATCGGGTGCCATCCCGCCAAGCCTTCTTCACTGCGACAACATGATCCCAGCTCCCTGCTTCCCCGCGTGACTTTTGGGTCCCCTTGTCCGCCGCTAGGCCGCGTTGGGCGGACCCGATgttctggaggagggg belongs to Podospora bellae-mahoneyi strain CBS 112042 chromosome 6, whole genome shotgun sequence and includes:
- a CDS encoding hypothetical protein (EggNog:ENOG503NZ5X; COG:S), with the translated sequence MKNRQKSRTGCRTCKVRRLRCDEAKPACENCLKKGFQCPGYQQRLQWSTKHERPTVVNTTGPDNFAQLVTAASASIVKTTSPAGNPSGSDANVPAATSTTPSPAAAVSRESSSAPRSATLSASPPPSSFTLSPPPQSEAPVEDGTGGDGGTLVPVARKSGGLTPTNRQQEPMMFQQVVDIPTFLIEHWFKSVCCSWSAFDSQTNPYRRLTSTLWNTSTPVFYALQAISAASLVERLPHVIKDTARAAPRKAAEAIHQELVAFSTSYRPRFPVELLLSLFCMSSSMCWMESRQLGQQYVRQAHKVLKILDRQTLDSESQELLDFFKGCLLYEEALRSVVSEEEIDFANMLSWAEPTDQGPLVAATPHAWTGVSADVFRLFGKAVALCRRSRTRWRHNDGTSYRILQGAMRDIQEATVIEESLLSINITPVETSLTPDTASMISTDLYNATQAYRLSSLLQLYETFPDLVAKRMPDLADQDGTILWNAWVSPLALHVTDVLRALPVGSMRCIQPLLCLCAGSGLRFDRKVPLGRGHQSFLLSTESTAAAAIPTPTSGIITDTDSSLAATPGMSENAIKTSQARSFIMARLDQLENSLPPKPIGVAKQLLRAVWTAYDEEIGLARRTHWLDVMSQTGLHSLFG